From the genome of Altererythrobacter sp. BO-6:
GCCGGGGATCGTCACGCCTTCCAGTTCGGTATCGTCCGCCACGAAGCGCATCAGGCTCTGCACCGGGCTTTCCAGCCGCACGACTTCCTCAACGAAAGTGCGCATGTACTTCTCGGGATCGGACTTGAGCTGGTGCCACACATCCTTGTTCTCGATAAGCAGCTTCATGCCCGCTGCCAGCGCATTGGTGGTGGTCTCGCTGCCGCCAACGAAGGTGTCCGCCATCATCTCGGCATGGAGCTCGTTGTCGGTCAGCGGGCGGCCCCATTCCTCGATCACTGTGTTCACCAGCACGCTGATCAGGCTGTCATCGGGCTGCTGGCGCAGGCGCTCGAATATCGGCTGGAAATAGTGCTGCGCCTCGATCTCCTTATCGACCATTTCCATGTGGCGGTCTTCGGGTAGCATGAACGAGATGCGGTGGAAAAAGGCCTCGGTCCAGCTCTTGATCCGCCAGATGTCCTCCTTTTTCGCGCCCATCTGTTCGCCGATGATGTAGAGCGGCAGCGGCACGCAGAACTGGCTCACCCATTCGCTTTTGCCGTGATCGATAAAGCCGTCGATCAGTTCATAGGCCAGATGCTCGACCTTGCCGTCGATCTCCTTGATACGGCTGGGCTTGAAAGCTTCGTTGAACATCGCGCGCATCTGCTTGTGATTGGGGTCGTCGCGTCCGTTGAGGGTGGCCGCAGGGAGCCAGCCCCTTTCCTCGAAGCGCTTGGCCACCATCGCGCCGCGCTCCATGTCGGCCGCTGAAGCGCGAAAGCGGCCTTGTGGGGCGGAACTGGGGAAGCGCTGCGGGTCCAGCAGGACTTCGCGCACGGTATCGTATCTGGTCACGACGTACATGTCTGTGCCGGGAATATTGTAGACCGGCGCCTCGTCGCGCAGCTGGCGATAGGCGTCATAGGGGCACTGCTGCGTTTCCACGTCGAAGAGGTTGACCGCTACTTTGCTCGCCATGCGCGTCCTCCCGAAAATGCGGATGGGATTTGGCGCAGGCTGCGCGGATAGTGCGACAGCGGCAACTCGCGGAAATGGGGAGAGCGCCAATGGAAACAGCACTGCAGGAACTGCTCGATCGCAGGCAGATCGAAGACGTCGTGGCGCGCTATGCCCGCACGCTCGACTGGCTCGACGACGAGGGACAGGCGAGCTGCTATTGGCCCGATGCCGACATCGATTACGGCTTTTTCAAGGGCAAGGCAGCGGAATTCCTGCCGGTTGTGATGCAGACCGAGCGGAATTCGGACCGGCGCTGGCATATGCTCGGCGGGCTGATCGTGAAATCCCGCTCAGCCACAGCCGCGAGCAGCGAATGCTACGGCATCTTTGCCGGTGCCAGCCGGCAGGAGGATGGGGCGCTGGCGGGCAATCTCTATGGCGGTCGTTATCTCGACGAATGGGAAAAGCGCGGCAACGAGTGGCGCATTTCGGCGCGCACTTATCTGTTAGACTGGCAGCATCCGTTGCCAAACCAGCCGGATTTCACGCCCAACCCGGATTTCCCGCTGCCAACTGTGCAGATCGCCACAAGCGGGCATCCGCTGTACCGGCCAATGTAGTCAGCCTTCCTCGCCTGCCGGGTCCATATAGTCGCGGTAATAGGTCAGCTGGCCATTCGCGACCTTGTAAATGCCGCAGCCGCCGCGCGACCCTTCCGGCGAATGCATGGTCCAGCGCGACCAGCAGGCATGATCGTCACCGCAGATCTCGTCGACCGTGAAATGGATCTGCCGCGCGCCCATTACCTTGACCATGGTGGTCATGAAACCGAGGATCGCTTCGCGCCCCACATGTGTGCCCCACACCGGGTCTTCCACCACGGCATCCTCGGCGAACAGCGGCGCGAGCCGGGTGTAGTCGCCCTCGTCCTGGATACGCCAGAACTGCTCGATCACGCGTTGTGCCTCTCCTGGCATGTTTCGTCTCCTAATTGAGCTTGCGGATCGGATCGCGGCCGTCCCACCCTTGCGCGGCATCGCGCACCATGGCGTAGAAGCCGGTCAACTGGTCGGTCGGTTCGTAAAGTTCGAGCATGTGGCCGAGCGAGGCGCGGGCATCGACGAAGGCATAGCGCGTGCCGGTTTGGGTTTCGGACAATTGCGCCAGCGGCATGTCCCGCGCTGCGAATTGGGCGATTGCCGCCTCGAGATCGTTAACCCACAGCGCCATGTGATGCAGCCCATGCCGGGCGCTGCCGTGGGGATACATGTCGCGAAACGCGCTAGGGTCATCGCCGTGCTGTGTCACGAATTCGACCATGACATCGCCCCATTGGCCATAGGCGGAGGAATGGTCATGCGTGACCCGCACGCCCCGATGCTCGCTCCAGGCCAGCGGCACATGTTCGAAAACGAAATAGGGGCCCGAACCAAAGACGGCGTGATGGGCCCGGGCAGCGGCGGTGATGTCGGGTACGAACCAGGCGATCTGCCGCACCGGAAGCCCGCCCACCACCATCTCAATTCACCGCGCGATCCTTGCCTTCCCAATAGGGCGCGCGCAGCTCGCGCCGCAGGATCTTGCCGCTGGGGTTGCGCGGCAGCGCGGCGATGAAGTCGACCGATTTGGGGCATTTGTAGCCGGCAATATGCTGGCGTGCGTGGGCGATCACTTCGGCTTCGCTCAAGCTCTCGCCCTCTTTCACGACCACGCAGGCCTTGACCGCCTCGCCCCATTTCTCGTCCGGCACGCCGATCACCGCGACATCGGCCACCTTGGGGTGGGCGTAGATCGCGTTCTCGACCTCTGCAGGATAGACGTTCTCTCCGCCGGAGATGATCATGTCCTTCACCCGGTCATGGATGTAGAGATAGCCGTCCTCGTCGAGGTAACCGGCGTCGCCGGTGCGCAGCCAGCCTTCGGCATCGATCGTTGCCGCCGTGGCCTCGGGATTGTTCCAGTAACCGCGCATGTTCTTCGACGAGCGCGTGGCGATTTCGCCCACGGTGCCGGTCGGCACCTCCTTGCCCGCTTCATCGATGATCTTGACCTCGACACCGGGCAGCGGCGTGCCGACCGAGCGCATGCGCGGGCTTCCTTCAGGTACGTGGTCTTCGGGATCGAGCGCGACGATCGTGCCGCTAGTCTCGGTCATTCCGTACATCTGCACAAAGCCGCAGCCGAGCACCTCCATCGCGCGCTTCATCAGCTCCAACGGAATCGGCGAGGCGCCATAGGTGATGTATTTCAGGAGGCTGAAATCAGTCTCGTGCACGCGCGGGTGGTTGAGCAGGATCTGGATCGCGGCGGGGACGAGGAAGATCTTCGAGATGTTGTAATTCGCGATCAGGTCCAGTGCCTGTGTCGGATCATATTCGGGCAGCACGATCGAATTGGTGCCGGCGACCATGGTGCCGATCCCGGTGCCGGTGCCGCTGATGTGGAAGCAAGGCATGGCCAACAGGGTGACATCGCCTTCGATCGGTTCCTGCCATTTGCGCATCTGCGCCGCCAGCTTAGGGTCGCGGCTCGACAGGATCGAGCCATGCGTCATTACCGCGCCCTTGGGGCGCCCGGTGGTGCCCGAGGTGTAGAGCTGCAGCGCGTCGTCATCGAGGCCGACCGCGATCTCGACCGGGTCATCGGGAAAGTCGCTCCGCCAGCTGCGATAGTCAGGCCCGCTGCAATCGGGAGCATCGATGCCGATCACATGTTTCACGCGCGGAGTTTCACCCCGGACTTGCTGGACTATGTCGGCGAAACCTTCGCCCACGAACACGACTTCGGCCTGGCAATTGTCGATGATGTAAGCGACTTCGGGCGGGGCAAGGCGCCAGTTCACTGGAGTCATCACTGCGCCAATCTTGGCCGCGCCCAGCAGCACTTCGAAATAGAGCGGGTGGTTCTTGCCGAGATAGGCGACGCGGTCACCTTTCTTCACGCCCAGCGAGGTCAGCGCCCGGGCGCAGCGATTGCTGCCGGCTTCAAGCTCGGCGAAGCTGATCTCTTCTTCGCCGAAGGTGAAGGCGGTGATGCCGCCCTGCGCGCGCGCATGTTCGCGCACGATGTCGCAGAATGATTCTGCCGCCAAGATCGCATTTTCTCCCATGCCGAGCAGCAATAGGCGGCGACACGGGCCAAGCCATTGGCACAATTCATAGCGGCACAGGGGCCGGCTTCGGCTAGAGTGATGGTCATGAGTGCCATTGACGCCCCGCCAGGCTTTGAACCCGCCGGATTCTCGCCCGGCTTTCTCGACCATGGCGGGCCTTACTACCTGCGCGCAGAACCAGTCGGGCCAAGAACGGTCGGCCTGCGCATCATGACGCATCACATCAATTATCGCGATGCGGTGCATGGCGGCGTGCTGACGACGCTGGCCGATGTCGCGCTGAGCCATGCGGTCTACGATGCCGAGCGGGCGCATCCTGCCGTCGCAACCATTTCGCTCACCACCAATTTCCTTGGGCCGGTCAAGCTGGGGGACTGGCTCGAATGCCGCGTGTCGATTGACCGCATGGGCGGACGGACCGCCTATTGCAGCGGGCAGATCCTGCGCGATGGCGAGCCGGTCGCGACGATGAGCGGGGTGTTTGCGGTGAAGCGGCGCGACTAGCCGCGCCAGCGACTGGTCACAGGGCTCGAGGGATCGCGATCGTCGTGGAAGCCGCTCGCCCCTTCCGGCAGTTGCGACAGATCGACGCCTTCGAGCTCGCGGAACTCGCGCCAGTCGTAAATGCCGCTGCGGTGGGCGATGCGCCATTCGCCCGAACGTCGCTCGAACCGGTCGACATAGCGCCCGGCGATCACTGCCGAATAGACTGTACCTTTGTCCGGGAACACCTCGATTGCGGGATAGCCCGGCGGGATCGTATGCATCGCGGTCATGTATGTTTCGGTGTGGCAGATATCCTCGCCGTCAAAGCCGAACTGGACCTGGCCAAGCTGGTGCTGCGTGATCAAGCAGGGATCGATGATCGCCTTGGCCTGTTCGACGAAGCCCTGCCAACCGCCTTCGATCGGGCCGAAGCTGAAAGTGGCATCCGCATGGAACAGCTGCGGCATCATGTCCCAGCGCCGCCGGTCGATCGCATGGGCATAGGCAGCGATGACGTCGCGGATCGCTTCGCGGTCTTCCAGGCGCATGTTCATTGGTCTAGCTCCACGATCACCTTGCCCACATTCGCCCCGGTGAACAATTTCGCATAGGCCGATAGCGTGTTCTCGAGGCCGTGGGTGACATCATAGGGCATGGCCAGCTGCCCGGCATCCACCCATTGCTTCAGCTGCGCCGTCAGCCGCGCGCCCTGGTCCATGAAGTCGGGCGAGAAGAAGCCTTCGATCCTCAGGCGCCGCATCAGCACCTGGTCAAACTCCTTCGGGCTGGTGCGCGTGCCAGAGCTGTAATCGGACACGAGGCCGCATACCGCGATCCGCCCGTAATGGTTCATGCGGGTCAGCACAGAATCAAGCAGCGGCCCGCCGACATTGTCGAAATAGACGTCGATTCCGGTATCTGGCCCGCCGATCGCGTCGAGTTGCGCGCCGACATCGCCCGATTTGTAGTCGACGGCGCCGTCGATCCCGATCTCCTCGGTCAGGAAGCGGCATTTGTCTTCGCCACCAGCTATGCCCCAGGCCTTGCAACCCAGCAGCTTGGCGATTTGCACCGCAAGGATGCCGGTTGCCCCGGCGGCGGCGGAAACCAGCACCGTCTCGCCCTGTTTCGCAGCCCCGGTCTGCTCGACGCCCCACAGCGCGGTCCAGCCGTTCATGCCCAGCGTACCGAACCAGGCGCGCAGGTCCTCGACTGCGGGGTCGAGCTTTACCGCACCCGTCATTACCGGATCGACATGGCTGTAATCCGCCCAGTGGCCGAACGCGCGCACCAGCGTGCCCTCAGGGAAATCGGCGTGGCGCGAGGCGACGACCCGCCCGATCACCAGCCCCGTCATCGGCGTGCCGGTTTCGAGCGGCGGTTGGTATCCGTCGGTCCGGTCGGTCAGCCACATCCGCGTGCCGGCATCCATCGACAGCATGGCATTGCGAATGACGATATGGCCATCGGTCGGTTCGGGGACCACGCCCTCTACCAGCGTCAGTGCGCTGCTGAAATCATTGCCTTGGGGGCGCGCATCTATGCGCCAGAAACGGTTCTGCATGGCATGCTTGTCAGCGGCCGCGGACGCCGCGGCAACGCGCCTTTTCGCTAGGCCCTTGGCGGCTATCACTTTGGCGCGGTGCATGGGCGCGCCGCACTTCCTAGGCTCCCGACAAACAGATTGGGAGAGACTCACCATGGCACTCATCACGGTTATCGGCGCGTCGGGGCGGCAAGGGATGGCGCAGGTTCGGCAAGCCTTAGCGGCAGGGTATGACGTGCGCGCGATTTCGCGCCAGCCCGAGCCCTTCGCGGGGGCCAAGATCGACGGGGTCGAACGGGTCGAGGTCCGCCCGATGGACCTCTACGATCCGTCATCCTATCGCGCCGCGCTTGAGGGATCGGACTACATTTTCTACACGCACCCGCTCCAGGCACGCGCGGATCGCGCGGTGCTGGTCGGCGATGTCGGCAAGGCGGCGGCGGAGCTGGGCGTGAAGCGCGTTGTCTGGAACACCTCCAGCTGGATCCCTGACAAGCCGGGTGATGCCCACACCTATGCCGGCAACACCGCCGGGATCAACGCGCTGTGGCGCTCGGGCGCGCCAGGCACAGTGTTCGGATCGGTCCTGTTCATGGACAATCTGCTGACCAATTGGGCGCGGCCCTTTATTGTGAACGAAGGGCGCTATGTCTATCCGCACAATCCTGAACTTGAGGCCAACTGGATCAGCCTCGATGACGTCGCCAAGTTCATGCTCGCCAGCCTCGAACGGCCCGACATGGAAGGCGCCTGGCTCAATATCGGCGGGCCGAAGCGGATGCGTGGCAAGGAAGTGGCACAGGTGCTGAGCGACACGCTGGGCAAGCCGATCAAATACGATCCCTGCACCCCGCAGGAATTCGGCGACTACCTGGTGCGCGCGGCGGGCGACGATATGCCCGAGGAAATGCGCGAGCCCTTCGCTGCAGGTATCGCGGCGTTCTACGAATACAACAACACCGCGCCGACCAAGCCCTTCGCCGTCGACATGGACCATGTCTATGAGCGATTCCCCGAACTGGAAGGCAAGCTTGAGGAAATGGCCGAATGGGCGCCGAAACAGGATTGGGGCGAGTCGAACTTCCGGCCAGCGTTCGGTTAGATCAGCCTGCTCGGCCTAGCGCCCCTCCCGCATGCGGGAGGGGTTTGGGGCGGGAAGGAAATTCACTCCGCCGCTTCGCGCTGTTCCGCCGCGAAGATCTCCAGCAGCTCCTCGTCGCTCGCGTTCGTGAGGCGCTCCACCCATTGGTGGAAGACCTGACCACCGCGCTCGTTGCGCCCGAACAGCACCTCCTTCAGCAGGCCTGACTGCAGCGCTTCGTGCTGGCGCTTGCCGGTCTTGTAGTCTTCATCGCGCACAACGATCTCGAGGAAATCGAACTGCTCATGCGCCGATTTCACATCGGCGTCGGTCTCGGGCTTGTTCTCCATCACATAGAATTGCGTGGTGTAGCTTTCGCCCACCGTCTTGCCCGGGAACAGCTGGCTGATCATCGCCCCGCGCTGCCCGCCGCCATAGAAGCTGGCAATCGAGATGTGCGGGAAGATCGTCCACACGCCCTGGACCAATACTTCCTGCGGGATCTCGTCGTCGGGCAGGGTCGTCAGGTCAAGCTGCTGGTCATCCTCGCCCGACACCTTGATCGCGAATTTCGACGGGGTCGAAAGCCGCTGGTGCGGGCCGAAGGCGAAGTAGTTGGCGCGGTTGTAGAAGTCCGCCCCGAAGGTGTTCGCATGCAGCACCGGCAGGTGATAGAAATCGAGATAGCCGTCATAGGCCGTCTTCCAGTTCGGCCCGGCCAGCGTACGCTGGCTGAACAGTGTCCAGCCGTCGAACTCGAACGCCTTGAGCAGCTCGTCATAGCCGCACAGATAGTCTGCAATGTCGAGCTTCGACTCCCGGATCAAGTGTGGCCCAGATCAGCCCGGCACTTTCGTAAGCCGGGAAGCGCGTGAGGCAGAGCTCGGCCTTGTCGATCGCCCCGAAATCCTGCGGGCTGGCGACACCCACCAGCTGGCCATCATTCTTGTAAGTCCAGCCATGGTAGCCGCACATCAGCCTTGTGGCATTGCCGGTACCTTCGGCTAGCGGATTGCCGCGATGCTTGCACATGTTGAGGAAGGCGCCAACCGTGCCGTCCTTCTTGCGGGTCAACAGCAGCGGCACGCCGCAGATATCCATCGCCTTGTAGTCGCCCGGCTCAGGGATTTCGCAACTCGGCGCAACCATCAGCGGCAGGCGGCGGAAGATCTGCTGCTTCTCGCGCTCGAACAGCGCCTCGTCGGTATAGGCCGATGCCGGAACCCGCACGACCTCGTCGGCATACTCCATCGTGTCGGCGGCGCCATGCGCCACCAGGTTGCGGGTCATTGCGATCAATTGCTCGCGCGACATTGCCGGTTCCCTCCATGCGATTGGGCAGTCGCCTGCATCATGTTGGCTTGGGCCGCACGTAGCAATGCGCGTTTTTGGATAGGGGGCCAAAGAAAACGGGCGGACCGTGATGGCCCGCCCGCTCGCTGTCACCCCCCGGTGAGAGCAATCGTCAGAACTTGAAGCTGGCCTCCACGAAGACCTGGCGTCCGCGGTTGGTGCTCAGGATCACGTCGTCGCCACCTGCGGGCAGGAACGGGCGCCCGCCGGCGGAGCCGACCCAGAGCTTGTCGGTCAAATTGTTGCCGATCAGCGAGAGCTTCCACTTGCCATCCGGATCACCCACCGAGACTGCAGCATCGAAGGCAAAGTAGTCCGGCTGGACATAGTCATTGACCGACGTCGACGTGGTGAAATAGCTGCCGCTGTAGACTGCGTTGCCGCTCAGGGTCAGTTCCAGCGCATCACCCATCGGCACGCCCCAGTCGAAGGCGATATTGCCCGACCAGTTCGGTGCGCGCGGTGCGTCGCGACCGTCCAAGTCTTCGCCAAGGAAGGTGATGTAGGTGTCGCTGAACTTGGCATCGAGCCAGGCGATGTTGCCTGACAGGTTGAGCCCGTCGACCGGTGTGCGCCAGCCCCACCCAAGATCGAAGCCCTTGGTGGTCACCTGGCCCGCGTTGGACGTCTCGAACTGAACCGCGATAGCGTCGAACACCTGTACCTGCAAGTCGTCGAACACGTAATAGAAGGCGGTACCGTTGAGCGTAAGTGTGCGGTCATTAAGCTGCGACTTGAAGCCCACTTCGCCGCCGATCGCGGTTTCGGACTTGTAGATCAGCGAACCAAAGTCGCCGCTTGCCGCGGCCTGGCTCAGGCTGTTCGATGGCAGGGCGGAGTTGTCGATCCCGCCTGACTTGAAGCCGGTCTTGAACGAAGCGAACACGTTGAAATCGGGATTGATTTCATACTTGATGGTGGCTTCGGGCGACCAGTTGCTGTCCTTGAAGTCGATCGGCCCCGAATAGAACCCGCTCTGGAGGAAGGCGGGGCTGGGCACGAACAGCGGCGATACTATGCCGCCGGGGAAAGTGACCGTCGCACCGCCCGGATCAGGAATGTAGGCCAGCAGATTGTGCACATAGGGAACACTGATCGTCTGCGTCTTCGTTTCCTTGGTGTAGCGGATGCCGCCTGACAGCTCGAGTTGCTCGGTCAGGTCGATGATCACGCTGCCGAAGGCTGAATAGGCCTGGGTCTTGGTAGTGTGGTTCTTGTCCCAGTCGAACGTGTAACCCGTACCCGGAGCAACTCCACCACTGAGCAAAGGCAGCGTGATATCGGGTGACACCAGCGAAATGTTCACGCCGTTCTGCGCGGTGTCGAACACGAACTTGCGCCATTCATAGAAGCCGCCAAACATGAAGTTGATCGCACCGTCATAGTCGGACGTGAAGCGCAATTCCTGCGAATACTGCTTGAGCGTATTGCGGGGATCGCTGGTACCCACGCCGAATGGTACAGTGCCGATGACCCCGCCATAGCTGTAGTTGTCGACGTCGGTGGCATCGAGATCGACGAAGCCGGTCACCGACGTAAAGGTGAGATTGTCATTCAGCTCGAAATCGAGCTTGAGCCGTGCGAACAAAAGTTCGGTCTCGCCAAAGGGAACGCCATTGTATCCTTCGGCCTTGGTAGGGCCGGTAGCCAGAGGAACAGATACCGCAAGTGCAGGTGCGGTATCCGGCAGGAAGTACCTCTGGTCCTTGAAATTACAGTCGTAGCCCGCCGGAATAGTCAGGGCACCTTGGAGCAGCACCACTGGATCGGCGATACCGTTCGCGCCGCAATAGATATCCGAGTGGCTAATCGCCCCGTCATTCTCGTTCTTGACGTATTGCACCTTGAGGTTGGCATCGAAGCCAGGGACCGGCTCCCATGCCAGGGTCATGCGGCCCACGAGGTTCTTGAGCCCGCGATCCTGGTTGACCGCCGGAGTGCCGTCCTGAAGCTCCACGAACTTGCTGATATCGTTGAATTGCCCCGATAGGCGGATGCCCAACGTGTCCGAAATCGGGCCCGAGATGTACCCGCCGACCAGCCAGCCATCTTCTTCCAGCTCATAGGACGCCTTGCCGCCGATTTCCCAAGTGCTGGTGGGATCCTGCGAGCGGATCGAGAACACACCGGCTGAGGCGCTCTTGCCAAAGAACAGCGATTGTGGCCCCTTCAGCACGTCGATCTGGGCGGTGTCGAAAAAGGCCGCCTGGACAAGGCGCATGGTCGAAACCTGCACGCCATCATAGTCGAAGGCGACCGCGGAATCGAACGAGGCGGAGATGTTCGACGAGCCAACCCCGCGCAGCGAAATCTGGCCGCCCGAACCCGAACCGCCGACCTGGATGTTGAGGGTCGGGACGCGGCTGACGACGTCCGAGACTTCATCGACGCTGTATTTGTCGAGCGTATCGGCGCCAACGCTGGTGATCGTGACCGGGACGTCTTGCAGCGTTTCCGTCTGCTTGCGGGCCTGGACCAGGATCACCGGCATCGCATTCTCTTCTTCATCCGCTGCCGCATCGCTGCTTTGCGCCAGCGCCGCGGAAGGCAGTCCTGCAATCGCAAACAGTGCCGCGCCGCCGAGCAGTGCCGCGCGCGCGGAAGACGGATTCCGAGTATGAAGCTTGATCATGGTCGCTCTCTCCCTAAAGGCCCGGAATTAAATGCCGGTGCCATTCGTCCCCAATCCCGAAGGTTTCGCTGCCTTCGGGTACAATTGAAGTTGTATGGTGCGCCCTGCGGCGAGACACTTGGCAAAAGGAATAGGCACTTGCGGGCAGTGAGGCATTCGCGCCACAGGCCCTGATCCCGTAGCGTTATTCGGCAGCTTCCTGCCCGCCGGCCAATTCGCGCTCCATCTGCCCGACGCGCGGATCGTTGGGCCAGGTCCATTCCTGTCCCAGCACCTGCTCGACCCGCAATCCCGGCGGGACGTTGTCGATCCCGATCATGCGGTCACAGGACTGGTGAAAGCTGTAGATCCGCGCTTCCTGGTAGCTCAGCGGCACGCTCTTGAACGCGGCGCTCTGCATCGACTGCTGAATCGCTTCGCCGAACTGCGTGTCTTCCAGGATGATCGGGCTCATCTGGCGCCCGTTCGGCTGGCTGGCGTCGGGCACCGTCCACAGATCGGGTGCCGGCCCGTCACCCCAATCGAGCGCCATGGTGACAAGCTCGAGCCGCGTGGTGGTGAGCGAGGTCGGCCAGAACACCAGCGGCGGCACGAAATAGTTCGAGAGCGGCGAAACCCAGTTGGGGAACAGCGTATAGCTTTGCGTGCAGGTGCGCCCCAGCTCGCCCACGCTGTCGATCTGTTGCCATTCGGGCGGGCTGTCGATCGCACGGACATGCGCCCGATCGGTCTGTGGCGGGGCGGGCGCCACCATCCGCGCGTGGCCATTGGGATAGATCGTGTTGAGATTGCGCTTGCTGTCGACCAGCGGTGCCACTGTATTCGGGTGGATGAAAGGCACATGGTAGACTTCCATGTTCGCCTCCATCGCCACCTTCCAGTTGCAGTTGAGCTCGAAGCTGTGCCTGGCGGCAAGGCGAATTCGGTCGAAGGCGAATTCCTGCCACTCGCTCCAGACCGGACCCATCCATTCCTTCAGCGGCATCGCATCCCCGTCAAAATTGACGAAGATGACATTGCCCAGCATTTCGCAGCGCACCGGGATCAGCCCGCGGCAGCTCAGGTCG
Proteins encoded in this window:
- a CDS encoding SRPBCC family protein; translated protein: MMDQAEVERLKALMEWEGRRTAPPEGFPKLPDMPAGRYTSPEYFALEQQHIFRKSWLFAGHIDEIPEPGCYMRWHNAGDPIVIVHGMDGVVRAFYNTCRHRGAPVVTEDRGKSSRLMCGYHNWTYKTDGTLVGVPERQDFPEDFDLSCRGLIPVRCEMLGNVIFVNFDGDAMPLKEWMGPVWSEWQEFAFDRIRLAARHSFELNCNWKVAMEANMEVYHVPFIHPNTVAPLVDSKRNLNTIYPNGHARMVAPAPPQTDRAHVRAIDSPPEWQQIDSVGELGRTCTQSYTLFPNWVSPLSNYFVPPLVFWPTSLTTTRLELVTMALDWGDGPAPDLWTVPDASQPNGRQMSPIILEDTQFGEAIQQSMQSAAFKSVPLSYQEARIYSFHQSCDRMIGIDNVPPGLRVEQVLGQEWTWPNDPRVGQMERELAGGQEAAE
- a CDS encoding TonB-dependent receptor, coding for MIKLHTRNPSSARAALLGGAALFAIAGLPSAALAQSSDAAADEEENAMPVILVQARKQTETLQDVPVTITSVGADTLDKYSVDEVSDVVSRVPTLNIQVGGSGSGGQISLRGVGSSNISASFDSAVAFDYDGVQVSTMRLVQAAFFDTAQIDVLKGPQSLFFGKSASAGVFSIRSQDPTSTWEIGGKASYELEEDGWLVGGYISGPISDTLGIRLSGQFNDISKFVELQDGTPAVNQDRGLKNLVGRMTLAWEPVPGFDANLKVQYVKNENDGAISHSDIYCGANGIADPVVLLQGALTIPAGYDCNFKDQRYFLPDTAPALAVSVPLATGPTKAEGYNGVPFGETELLFARLKLDFELNDNLTFTSVTGFVDLDATDVDNYSYGGVIGTVPFGVGTSDPRNTLKQYSQELRFTSDYDGAINFMFGGFYEWRKFVFDTAQNGVNISLVSPDITLPLLSGGVAPGTGYTFDWDKNHTTKTQAYSAFGSVIIDLTEQLELSGGIRYTKETKTQTISVPYVHNLLAYIPDPGGATVTFPGGIVSPLFVPSPAFLQSGFYSGPIDFKDSNWSPEATIKYEINPDFNVFASFKTGFKSGGIDNSALPSNSLSQAAASGDFGSLIYKSETAIGGEVGFKSQLNDRTLTLNGTAFYYVFDDLQVQVFDAIAVQFETSNAGQVTTKGFDLGWGWRTPVDGLNLSGNIAWLDAKFSDTYITFLGEDLDGRDAPRAPNWSGNIAFDWGVPMGDALELTLSGNAVYSGSYFTTSTSVNDYVQPDYFAFDAAVSVGDPDGKWKLSLIGNNLTDKLWVGSAGGRPFLPAGGDDVILSTNRGRQVFVEASFKF